A stretch of Deltaproteobacteria bacterium DNA encodes these proteins:
- a CDS encoding MFS transporter yields MKNKILAALLAQPHAEPLTDSAQIKSTYHHWRVRQMYSMMIGYALFYFVRKNFSMAMPVFLSDLGYTKTDLGWILTVFSVIYGFAKFGNGILADRANPRYFMAVGLILSAIVNIIFGLSSGLTAFGICWLLNGWFQGMGWPPCARSLVHWYGPTERGTAWGIWNASHQVGGAGILILAGYLVEHYSWRSAFIIPAILAIGVAFFLINRLRDTPQSLGLPPIEVFHGELRKVDEHEDSADSFKEILWDHVLKNRLVWIVSFANFFVYIVRIGVLDWAPTFLVEVKGSSVTMAGFKVAAFEVAGIVGAISAGLISDRIFKGKRGPVNVLCMALLIFFMVALWMIPAGYPWLDAVALFAVGFVVYGPQMLVSVAAADFASKKAAATATGMTGTFGYLGSALCGVGTGMIVDHWGWDGGFLFFIASAAIGVVLFLMTWSHCSAELEEIHQK; encoded by the coding sequence TTGAAAAATAAGATCCTGGCGGCGCTACTGGCGCAGCCCCATGCAGAGCCTTTAACCGACTCGGCACAGATCAAGTCAACCTATCATCATTGGCGCGTTCGGCAAATGTACTCCATGATGATCGGTTACGCGCTCTTCTATTTTGTCCGAAAAAACTTCTCGATGGCGATGCCGGTTTTCCTCTCCGACTTGGGCTACACCAAGACCGATCTAGGCTGGATCTTGACCGTCTTCTCCGTGATCTATGGTTTTGCAAAGTTTGGTAATGGGATTTTGGCAGATCGGGCGAATCCACGCTATTTTATGGCGGTCGGTCTCATCCTCTCTGCAATAGTCAATATCATCTTTGGACTGAGCTCCGGATTGACCGCCTTCGGCATCTGTTGGCTTTTGAACGGATGGTTTCAGGGGATGGGGTGGCCCCCCTGTGCTCGAAGTCTTGTCCATTGGTACGGTCCGACAGAGCGAGGGACCGCCTGGGGAATTTGGAATGCCTCCCACCAGGTTGGTGGGGCCGGTATCCTCATTTTGGCGGGATATTTGGTTGAACATTATAGCTGGCGTTCTGCTTTTATTATCCCGGCAATTTTGGCTATTGGGGTCGCTTTTTTTCTGATCAACCGGCTTCGGGATACCCCGCAATCTCTCGGTCTCCCGCCGATTGAGGTCTTTCATGGAGAGCTCCGAAAAGTTGATGAGCATGAAGACTCCGCTGATTCGTTCAAAGAGATTTTGTGGGATCATGTGTTGAAAAACAGGCTCGTCTGGATTGTGAGTTTCGCCAATTTTTTCGTCTATATCGTCCGGATTGGGGTGCTTGATTGGGCCCCAACCTTTTTGGTGGAGGTGAAGGGGAGTTCCGTAACAATGGCCGGTTTTAAGGTTGCCGCCTTTGAAGTTGCCGGGATTGTTGGGGCAATCAGTGCCGGTCTGATTTCTGACAGGATCTTCAAAGGAAAGAGGGGACCGGTGAATGTCCTTTGCATGGCGTTGTTGATCTTCTTCATGGTCGCTCTGTGGATGATTCCTGCGGGATACCCCTGGTTAGATGCCGTGGCCCTTTTTGCCGTTGGATTTGTCGTTTATGGACCCCAAATGCTTGTGAGTGTGGCTGCCGCTGATTTTGCCTCCAAGAAGGCGGCCGCAACCGCCACCGGAATGACGGGAACCTTTGGCTATCTGGGGAGTGCCCTTTGCGGTGTTGGAACCGGGATGATTGTTGACCACTGGGGATGGGATGGTGGCTTTCTCTTTTTTATTGCCTCTGCGGCGATCGGGGTTGTTCTCTTTCTTATGACCTGGAGTCATTGCTCTGCAGAATTGGAAGAGATCCATCAGAAATAA
- the serS gene encoding serine--tRNA ligase, giving the protein MLDLKFVLENLPFVQEALQKKRVSFDLASLEKLNQKRKSVQVEFDQLRFRQNQVSQEIPKRKKEGKAVDDLLEQMKEVAGRVSDLSGQLSEVEGELNTLLLYIPNTPHPSVPVGTDSSHNKELRQWGKIPEFSFRPREHWEIGEQIGIFDFKGAAKIAGSRFVVYRGWGAKLERALINFMLDLHTRDHGYQEIWPPAMANARSLTGTANLPKFEGDLYKTTEGLYLIPTGEVPLTNLYQDEILEEKDLPVLVTAYTPCFRSEAGAAGKDTQGLIRQHQFDKVELMKFAHPEKSYEELEKLLSNAEEVLQLLELPYRVVTLCTGDMSFASAKTYDIEVWLPGQNGGKGAYREISSCTNFEDFQARRVNTRFRSEGKKLRYVHTLNGSGLAVGRTIAAILENFQDGKGFRIPKALVPYLGVERVVSN; this is encoded by the coding sequence GTGCTAGATCTTAAGTTCGTCTTAGAAAATCTTCCGTTCGTTCAGGAGGCGCTTCAGAAGAAGAGGGTCTCATTCGACCTTGCCTCTCTGGAGAAGCTCAATCAAAAAAGAAAGAGTGTTCAGGTTGAATTTGACCAGCTCCGCTTTCGTCAAAATCAGGTTTCTCAGGAGATCCCAAAGAGGAAAAAAGAGGGGAAAGCGGTTGATGACCTCCTGGAGCAAATGAAAGAGGTTGCAGGTCGTGTTAGTGATCTTTCAGGGCAGCTCTCGGAGGTCGAGGGAGAACTCAACACTCTCCTTTTGTATATTCCTAATACTCCTCATCCCTCTGTTCCTGTCGGTACCGACAGCTCTCATAATAAAGAGTTACGCCAGTGGGGAAAGATTCCCGAATTCTCGTTTAGGCCAAGGGAGCATTGGGAGATTGGGGAACAGATTGGAATCTTTGATTTCAAGGGTGCCGCCAAGATTGCTGGATCGAGGTTTGTTGTCTATCGGGGTTGGGGGGCAAAACTGGAGCGGGCGTTGATCAATTTTATGCTCGATCTCCATACCCGTGATCATGGCTATCAGGAGATCTGGCCACCGGCGATGGCAAATGCCCGTTCGCTCACCGGGACAGCCAATCTCCCCAAGTTTGAGGGGGATCTTTATAAGACGACCGAGGGGCTTTATCTGATTCCCACGGGTGAGGTGCCTCTTACAAACCTTTATCAGGATGAGATTCTTGAAGAGAAGGATCTTCCGGTTTTGGTCACTGCCTACACCCCCTGTTTTCGGAGTGAGGCAGGCGCAGCAGGCAAAGATACACAAGGCCTGATTCGGCAGCACCAATTTGATAAGGTGGAGCTCATGAAGTTCGCCCATCCGGAGAAGTCATACGAGGAACTCGAAAAACTTTTGTCAAATGCTGAAGAGGTTTTGCAACTTTTGGAGTTGCCTTATCGTGTTGTGACGCTTTGTACCGGCGACATGAGTTTTGCTTCCGCCAAGACCTACGATATTGAGGTTTGGTTGCCGGGCCAAAATGGGGGAAAAGGAGCTTATCGGGAGATCTCCTCTTGCACCAACTTTGAGGATTTTCAGGCCAGGAGGGTCAATACCCGGTTTCGCTCCGAGGGAAAGAAACTGCGTTACGTTCATACCTTGAATGGCTCTGGTTTGGCGGTTGGCCGAACGATTGCGGCCATTCTGGAAAATTTTCAGGATGGGAAAGGATTTAGGATTCCGAAGGCGCTCGTTCCGTATCTGGGGGTTGAGAGGGTAGTGTCCAATTAA
- a CDS encoding serine/threonine protein kinase yields MKVFHHSSEISETPLREFQDSYHFQLTRKIAEGGMGVVYEAKLFGAEGFEKQVAIKTIRQEIAEMKDFVQLFIGEAKLAACLVHQNIVQIYRLGMVDNIYYVAMEYVRGVDLRDFIWRHFEREEKIPIELAAFIASRVARGLEYAHRKTDGQGRPLNAVHCDISPKNLMISAEGEVKITDFGIAKAKGIIRGDLLEGLGKASYVSPEQIEGGVVDGRSDIFSLGAVLYEMLTGQRAFKGKNREEILENVLHKPITTVRGLNGDVPKDLENIILRCLKIKQEERYVTAGELGYDLEYLLYHGGYGPTIQTLQKHVQKLFPEIYLAHLVTPSRDQVVMPGDLSLSLSLADQKKS; encoded by the coding sequence TTGAAGGTTTTTCACCATTCCAGTGAGATTTCCGAGACGCCGCTCCGTGAATTTCAGGATTCTTACCATTTCCAGCTGACACGAAAGATCGCCGAGGGAGGGATGGGGGTTGTCTACGAGGCGAAGCTTTTTGGTGCGGAGGGCTTTGAAAAGCAGGTTGCCATCAAAACGATCCGGCAAGAGATTGCTGAGATGAAGGACTTTGTGCAGCTCTTTATTGGTGAGGCGAAATTGGCCGCCTGTCTGGTCCATCAAAACATCGTCCAGATCTACCGCCTCGGTATGGTTGATAACATCTATTACGTGGCGATGGAGTATGTACGGGGCGTCGACCTCAGGGATTTTATCTGGCGCCATTTTGAGAGGGAGGAAAAGATTCCGATTGAATTGGCTGCCTTCATCGCGAGTCGTGTGGCACGAGGGCTTGAATATGCCCACCGCAAAACCGATGGGCAAGGTAGGCCCCTGAATGCAGTTCATTGCGACATCAGCCCGAAGAATCTGATGATCTCCGCGGAGGGGGAGGTGAAGATTACCGATTTTGGGATTGCGAAGGCGAAAGGGATCATCCGTGGGGATCTTCTGGAAGGATTGGGGAAGGCCTCCTATGTCTCGCCGGAGCAGATTGAAGGAGGGGTGGTGGATGGGCGGTCCGATATTTTTTCATTGGGGGCCGTTCTTTACGAGATGCTCACGGGACAACGGGCGTTCAAGGGGAAAAATCGGGAAGAGATTCTGGAAAATGTCCTCCACAAACCGATCACAACGGTCCGCGGTCTTAATGGTGACGTTCCCAAGGATTTGGAAAATATTATTTTAAGGTGTTTGAAGATAAAGCAGGAAGAGCGTTATGTCACGGCCGGTGAGTTGGGGTATGATTTGGAATATCTCCTGTACCATGGAGGTTATGGTCCGACGATCCAAACCCTTCAGAAACATGTCCAAAAGCTTTTCCCCGAGATTTATCTTGCTCACCTCGTGACTCCTTCACGGGATCAGGTTGTTATGCCGGGTGATTTGTCACTGTCGTTGTCACTCGCGGATCAAAAGAAATCCTAG